Proteins found in one Bacteroidales bacterium WCE2008 genomic segment:
- a CDS encoding Stealth protein CR1, conserved region 1, with amino-acid sequence MQIDAVLLWVDGNDPVLTAKRSKYAPADALKMSDVAGATRYANVGEIFWCIASLNRFASFLHKIYIITDGQDPHLDPFLEKNFPSGHIPYEIVDHKTIFKGYEEYLPVFNSTSIETMMWRIPGLSEHFILLNDDFVLLKPCSPSDFFTPAGDPICYAGRYCAPWARLMGKLKSLKIGHEACTFKRMMLVAADIVGQKKYILYLGHTPRGLRRSFFEEFYSAHPEHLVSNIRDKFRHPSQYQTQELEYLALQKVGRVEVRPHSDVLIYMEPKPKPDYLHKKIVKAGQEKYKFCCFNGIDQASAEDIEMIRSWIEAKLSLKPSE; translated from the coding sequence ATGCAAATTGACGCTGTATTGCTTTGGGTCGACGGTAACGATCCTGTACTGACTGCAAAGAGGAGCAAATATGCCCCCGCTGACGCTTTAAAGATGAGCGACGTCGCCGGTGCCACGAGGTATGCCAACGTCGGAGAGATCTTCTGGTGCATCGCCTCGCTCAACCGCTTCGCGTCTTTCCTGCATAAGATATATATCATTACAGACGGACAGGATCCGCATCTGGACCCGTTCCTGGAGAAGAATTTTCCATCCGGACATATTCCATACGAGATTGTGGACCATAAGACCATCTTCAAGGGCTACGAAGAGTATCTTCCGGTCTTCAATTCGACTTCGATCGAGACGATGATGTGGAGGATTCCGGGGCTCAGCGAGCATTTCATTCTTCTGAACGACGATTTCGTGCTGCTGAAACCATGTTCTCCGTCAGATTTCTTTACTCCGGCCGGAGATCCGATCTGCTACGCGGGACGGTACTGCGCTCCGTGGGCGAGGCTGATGGGCAAGCTGAAGAGCCTGAAGATCGGACATGAAGCCTGCACTTTCAAGCGTATGATGCTGGTCGCCGCGGATATTGTGGGCCAGAAGAAGTACATCCTCTATCTGGGACATACCCCGCGAGGGCTTCGCCGCAGTTTCTTCGAAGAATTCTATTCCGCCCACCCGGAGCATCTGGTATCCAATATCCGCGACAAGTTCAGGCATCCTTCGCAGTACCAGACGCAGGAACTGGAGTATCTGGCGCTTCAGAAGGTGGGCCGGGTCGAAGTCCGTCCGCATTCTGATGTCCTTATATATATGGAACCGAAACCGAAGCCGGATTATCTGCATAAGAAGATAGTCAAGGCCGGGCAGGAAAAGTATAAGTTCTGCTGCTTCAACGGCATCGACCAGGCTTCCGCAGAAGACATCGAGATGATCCGTTCCTGGATCGAGGCCAAGCTTTCATTAAAGCCTTCCGAATAA
- a CDS encoding transcriptional regulator, DeoR family → MKRKYSAEERRSLLLNQLKNEGKIFISDLMKQFDVSEVSIRKDLAILEERKLLLRVKGGAVDMHQTGDYDDMSISQKQRMHSREKQMIGKFAASLIMDGETVIFDSGTTVMEIAKNLDSLNNLTVITNALDIAITLNKYSRFNVIALGGKMRSVSYSTVGMLAESALKNFYCDKLFLGVDSVSIKDGISTPNLEEASLNQAMINSAKEVIAVFDSSKFGRRSFVHIASLDKIDTIVTDSGISPDFKDYVEASGIKLHIVDI, encoded by the coding sequence ATGAAAAGAAAATACTCCGCTGAAGAGCGCAGAAGCCTATTACTCAACCAACTAAAGAACGAAGGGAAGATTTTCATCTCTGACCTGATGAAACAGTTCGACGTGTCCGAGGTCTCGATAAGGAAGGACCTGGCCATCCTGGAGGAGAGGAAACTGCTTTTGAGGGTCAAAGGCGGCGCCGTGGACATGCACCAGACCGGAGATTACGATGACATGTCCATCAGCCAGAAGCAGCGCATGCATTCGCGCGAGAAACAGATGATCGGAAAGTTCGCCGCTTCGCTGATCATGGACGGAGAGACCGTGATCTTCGACTCGGGTACCACAGTCATGGAAATCGCAAAGAATCTTGACAGCCTCAACAATCTCACAGTCATAACGAACGCTCTCGACATAGCCATCACCCTCAATAAATATTCAAGGTTCAACGTGATCGCCCTCGGAGGCAAAATGAGGTCTGTATCCTACTCTACCGTAGGAATGCTCGCCGAATCGGCGCTCAAGAACTTCTACTGCGACAAGCTTTTCCTCGGCGTCGACAGCGTCAGCATCAAGGACGGAATCTCCACTCCGAATCTCGAAGAGGCCAGCCTCAACCAGGCGATGATCAACTCCGCCAAAGAGGTAATCGCAGTCTTCGACTCAAGCAAGTTCGGCCGCAGAAGCTTCGTACATATCGCTTCTCTCGACAAGATAGATACAATCGTCACAGATTCAGGCATTTCGCCTGATTTCAAAGACTATGTAGAGGCATCCGGAATAAAACTCCACATCGTCGACATTTAA
- a CDS encoding Dipeptidase: MKGKALICILALSMAASVTNTTDACTNIIITKGASADGSCMVSYAADSHALYGELYFQDAADWDAGSTRKIIDWDSGRYLGDIEQVAHTYKRVGNMNEHQLIIGETTFGGRPELVDKHGVVDYGSLIYIALERCKTAREAIKVMTDLANEYGYYSSGESFSIVDKEEAWILEIIGKGTIMKNGRNINRGIVWVARRIPDGMVSAHANQSRITTFPLHDPENCMYSKDVISFARKKGYFDGADDDFSFADAYAPLDFSALRACEARVWSAFNIMSNGWFSYEDENGRMVTKDASEFLEYAMGYSRTPRIPLFIQPAKKMTVKDVADIMRDHYEGTPMDMTQDIGAGGNALPYRWRPMSFEYNGKTYINERAIATQQTGFWFVGQARGSYPDVIGGILWFGTDDAATSYVTPIYTNVTKVPRCFQEGNGDIITYSATSSFWANNRIANDCYRMYNIMAPYVREKIDAFEKKQLEAIRDIDSKALDIYAKAAEKANAKAEKKGESYNPREDTGDNFSAVKRLLTNYSVETAQDQFKAWKKLEETLLVKYIDGNVKGQNKDGSFIHSELSVHMAGKIEHPEYTEIWKEAVAKSHGEIIEEKELE; the protein is encoded by the coding sequence ATGAAAGGAAAAGCGCTTATCTGCATCCTCGCCTTATCAATGGCGGCATCGGTGACCAACACCACCGACGCATGCACAAACATCATCATCACTAAAGGCGCGAGCGCCGACGGCTCATGCATGGTATCATACGCAGCCGACTCGCACGCTCTCTATGGAGAACTTTACTTCCAAGACGCCGCTGACTGGGACGCCGGATCGACAAGAAAGATAATCGACTGGGACTCAGGTAGATATCTCGGAGACATAGAGCAAGTCGCCCACACCTACAAGAGAGTCGGAAACATGAACGAGCACCAGCTCATCATCGGCGAAACCACCTTCGGAGGACGTCCTGAGCTTGTGGACAAGCACGGAGTCGTCGACTACGGCTCGCTCATCTACATCGCCCTCGAGCGCTGCAAAACCGCCCGTGAAGCCATCAAAGTCATGACCGACCTGGCCAACGAATACGGCTACTACTCCAGCGGCGAATCCTTCTCGATCGTCGACAAGGAAGAGGCCTGGATCCTCGAAATCATCGGAAAGGGAACGATCATGAAGAACGGCCGCAACATCAACCGCGGCATCGTCTGGGTCGCCCGCAGGATCCCTGACGGGATGGTCAGCGCCCACGCCAACCAGTCCCGCATCACCACTTTCCCTCTCCATGATCCGGAGAACTGCATGTACTCCAAGGACGTAATCTCATTCGCCCGCAAGAAAGGCTACTTCGACGGAGCCGACGATGACTTCAGCTTCGCAGACGCATACGCACCGCTCGACTTCAGCGCCCTCAGGGCCTGCGAAGCCAGAGTCTGGAGCGCCTTCAACATAATGAGCAACGGCTGGTTCTCATATGAGGACGAGAACGGACGCATGGTCACCAAAGACGCCTCCGAGTTCCTCGAATATGCGATGGGCTACAGCCGCACCCCGCGCATCCCGCTCTTCATCCAGCCAGCCAAGAAGATGACTGTCAAAGACGTAGCCGACATCATGCGCGACCACTACGAGGGCACTCCTATGGACATGACCCAGGACATCGGCGCAGGCGGCAACGCCCTTCCATACAGATGGAGACCGATGAGCTTCGAGTACAATGGCAAGACATACATCAACGAAAGAGCCATCGCAACCCAGCAGACCGGATTCTGGTTCGTCGGCCAGGCCAGGGGCTCATACCCTGACGTAATCGGAGGAATCCTCTGGTTCGGCACAGACGACGCCGCGACATCGTATGTCACCCCGATCTACACCAACGTCACAAAAGTTCCGAGGTGCTTCCAGGAAGGCAACGGCGATATCATCACATACTCTGCGACCTCATCTTTCTGGGCCAACAACCGAATCGCCAACGACTGCTATAGGATGTATAACATAATGGCACCATACGTTCGCGAGAAAATCGATGCATTTGAGAAAAAGCAGCTGGAAGCAATACGCGATATCGACAGCAAGGCCCTGGACATATATGCAAAGGCAGCGGAGAAGGCCAATGCCAAGGCAGAGAAGAAAGGCGAGAGCTACAATCCAAGAGAAGACACAGGAGACAACTTCTCAGCCGTCAAAAGGCTTCTGACGAACTACTCCGTAGAAACGGCCCAGGACCAGTTCAAAGCGTGGAAAAAGCTCGAAGAGACCCTTCTTGTCAAATATATCGACGGCAACGTAAAAGGCCAGAACAAAGACGGCTCATTCATCCATAGCGAGCTTTCAGTCCATATGGCAGGAAAGATCGAGCATCCGGAATATACCGAGATATGGAAAGAGGCCGTTGCCAAGAGTCACGGCGAAATAATCGAAGAAAAAGAGCTTGAATAG
- a CDS encoding phenylalanyl-tRNA synthetase, alpha subunit — protein MMKEQIERIMAEIQSLQCKTEKEVEEARVRLLGKKGEITQLFDEFRTIAPELKREFGQKLNVLKKEATAKIDELKAAAGTSSAAGSSEDATMPGDIYTLGSRHPVSIAREEIVGIFRKFGYDVAEGPEVEDDYHVFEALNFPPNHPARDMQDTFFVSTGHVNPLLLRTHTSSVQVRAMESMKLPIRIVCPGRVFRNEAISARAHCIFHQIEGLYIDENVTFADLKQAILLFAREMFGPDAQIRMRPSYFPFTEPSAEVDVSCNICHGKGCNICKGTGWLEILGCGMVDPNVLEASGIDSKKYSGFAFGMGIERIAMLKWQVNDLRHYFENDMRFLREFSTCVEV, from the coding sequence ATGATGAAGGAACAGATTGAACGGATAATGGCAGAGATCCAGTCTCTGCAGTGCAAGACCGAGAAAGAAGTGGAGGAGGCGAGAGTGCGTCTTCTCGGAAAGAAGGGCGAGATTACCCAGCTTTTTGATGAATTCAGGACTATCGCGCCGGAGCTCAAGAGGGAGTTCGGCCAGAAGCTGAATGTCCTCAAGAAGGAGGCTACGGCCAAGATCGACGAGCTCAAGGCTGCCGCCGGCACTTCGTCTGCCGCCGGTTCGTCCGAGGACGCCACCATGCCTGGAGATATCTATACTCTTGGTTCCCGTCACCCTGTTTCAATCGCCCGCGAGGAGATCGTCGGTATCTTCCGCAAGTTCGGCTACGATGTCGCCGAGGGCCCTGAGGTCGAGGATGACTATCATGTCTTCGAGGCTCTGAACTTCCCTCCGAACCATCCGGCCAGGGACATGCAGGATACATTCTTCGTCTCTACCGGTCATGTCAATCCGCTTCTCCTTAGGACTCATACTTCTTCCGTGCAGGTTCGCGCGATGGAGTCCATGAAGCTTCCAATCAGGATTGTCTGCCCGGGCCGTGTGTTCCGCAACGAGGCTATCTCAGCCCGCGCGCATTGCATCTTCCATCAGATCGAGGGTCTCTATATCGACGAGAATGTCACTTTCGCAGACCTTAAGCAGGCTATCCTTCTTTTCGCGCGCGAAATGTTCGGTCCGGACGCCCAGATCCGTATGCGTCCGTCTTACTTCCCGTTCACCGAGCCTTCTGCCGAGGTTGACGTGAGCTGCAACATTTGCCATGGCAAGGGCTGCAACATCTGCAAGGGTACCGGCTGGCTTGAGATTCTCGGCTGCGGCATGGTCGATCCTAACGTGCTCGAGGCTTCCGGCATCGACAGCAAGAAGTACAGCGGCTTCGCTTTCGGTATGGGTATCGAGCGTATCGCGATGCTCAAGTGGCAGGTTAATGACCTCCGCCACTACTTCGAGAACGACATGCGCTTCCTCCGCGAGTTCTCGACTTGCGTGGAAGTCTAG
- a CDS encoding FKBP-type peptidyl-prolyl cis-trans isomerase yields MSRNRHPKKNNGYKLANEEFLKEKALEEGVKVLDNGVIMKQIEVGHGTKCPTPNGIVYVRYTGRLIDGTVFDTTENDPLPALFLVRDLIMGWQIALTRMHEGDRYEVTIPAKWAYGPAKMDDIPAWSTLVFDLELVKIER; encoded by the coding sequence ATGAGCAGGAACAGACACCCGAAGAAAAATAACGGATATAAGCTCGCCAACGAGGAATTCCTGAAAGAAAAGGCGCTTGAAGAGGGCGTGAAGGTACTCGACAATGGCGTGATAATGAAACAGATCGAGGTCGGACATGGTACAAAATGTCCGACCCCGAATGGTATTGTGTATGTCCGTTATACAGGCCGGCTAATAGACGGTACTGTATTCGATACGACAGAGAATGATCCGCTTCCGGCCCTCTTCCTTGTCCGCGACCTTATCATGGGGTGGCAGATTGCCCTTACGCGAATGCATGAGGGAGACAGGTACGAGGTGACCATCCCGGCAAAATGGGCTTACGGGCCTGCGAAGATGGACGATATCCCTGCCTGGAGCACTCTGGTCTTCGATCTCGAACTTGTCAAGATCGAGAGGTGA
- a CDS encoding Kelch motif-containing protein: MRRLGFLLLCALFVPLEASSAEEGAQLSSGRDVQFVRMSYERLPDMTIPRFTHIIFTHGDEIVVIGGHTTGFLLTSTAEYYHGGKWTSIPTVYPHDDASSVLASDGKVYVFGGHNDYIGIGQSFSVEVYDPDSHSFNPVPIMDTKRALCRSTELADGRIVVSGNWYKEDDIEIYDRKTGGKVVKVSSNQRSQPYILRTSGDDAIIFGSQDNYGKEISPVIVDRLNGDPYHVSLLDEWRVRPLGGDLRSADFFVGDMESGDYTYLVPAWNADGQVAILKVTDGEFSLLETECDVPMEGPMGSISYYGGFFADRKTGAAFLTGIGEDGSACVLRIDYRQALEGGKASLMLYHTEAIEDFLIGSATMSEDGRIIVSGGIGADYMNPSAAVFVLSPGLPGRRALSIPWVPLAGALMLILAVAAFLYWHGKKRQAAGADDADDAADSGDYILDDARADELMAQISELMESRQLYLQPRLKVSDLVTVLGTNSQYISYCINRKTGGSFTDFVNDYRIRYAQKVLKENPDIKMLDLAERAGFSSDVSFFRNFKLRTDLTPSQWLDSQ, translated from the coding sequence ATGCGGCGTCTCGGATTTCTTTTATTGTGCGCACTTTTTGTTCCTCTTGAGGCATCTTCTGCCGAAGAGGGCGCTCAGTTGTCGTCCGGACGCGATGTCCAGTTCGTCCGGATGAGCTACGAGAGACTCCCGGATATGACCATCCCCCGTTTTACTCATATTATATTCACTCACGGCGACGAGATTGTCGTGATAGGGGGACATACGACCGGATTCCTGCTGACATCGACGGCAGAATACTATCATGGCGGCAAATGGACCTCGATCCCTACTGTCTATCCTCATGACGACGCCAGTTCCGTGCTTGCCTCTGACGGTAAGGTCTATGTGTTCGGCGGCCATAATGACTACATCGGCATCGGCCAGAGCTTCTCGGTCGAGGTTTACGATCCGGACAGCCATTCCTTCAATCCGGTCCCGATAATGGATACGAAGAGGGCCCTCTGCCGCAGCACCGAGCTCGCGGACGGCAGGATAGTGGTCTCCGGGAACTGGTACAAAGAGGACGACATCGAAATCTATGACCGGAAAACCGGCGGCAAAGTCGTAAAAGTAAGCTCGAACCAGCGTTCCCAGCCATATATTCTCCGCACTTCCGGGGATGATGCCATAATCTTCGGGTCCCAGGACAACTATGGAAAAGAAATCAGTCCCGTGATCGTCGACCGGCTGAACGGGGACCCTTATCATGTGTCGCTTCTCGACGAATGGCGCGTCAGGCCATTGGGCGGAGACCTGCGCTCGGCCGATTTCTTTGTCGGAGACATGGAATCGGGGGACTATACATATCTGGTCCCGGCATGGAACGCCGACGGCCAGGTCGCTATCCTCAAGGTCACGGACGGAGAGTTCTCCCTTCTCGAGACTGAATGCGACGTCCCGATGGAAGGTCCTATGGGCTCCATATCGTATTACGGCGGCTTTTTCGCGGACCGCAAGACCGGTGCGGCTTTCCTTACCGGAATCGGGGAAGACGGCTCGGCTTGCGTCCTCCGTATCGACTACAGGCAGGCCCTCGAGGGCGGGAAAGCGTCGCTTATGCTGTACCATACCGAAGCGATCGAAGACTTCCTGATTGGGTCCGCGACCATGTCCGAGGACGGCCGTATCATCGTTTCGGGCGGAATCGGGGCCGATTACATGAACCCGTCCGCTGCTGTCTTCGTCTTGTCGCCTGGTTTGCCGGGCCGGCGCGCCCTTTCGATTCCGTGGGTGCCGCTGGCGGGCGCTCTGATGCTGATCCTGGCCGTCGCAGCATTCCTCTATTGGCACGGAAAGAAGCGTCAGGCAGCCGGGGCCGATGATGCTGATGATGCCGCCGACAGTGGGGATTATATTCTTGACGATGCCCGCGCCGACGAACTCATGGCCCAGATATCGGAGCTCATGGAGAGCCGTCAGCTGTATCTGCAGCCGAGGCTGAAGGTTTCCGACCTGGTTACCGTGCTGGGAACCAACTCGCAGTATATCTCTTATTGCATCAACAGGAAGACAGGGGGCAGTTTTACTGATTTCGTAAATGATTACAGGATCAGATATGCCCAGAAGGTCCTGAAAGAGAATCCGGATATCAAGATGCTGGATCTCGCCGAGCGCGCCGGGTTCTCCAGCGACGTCTCGTTCTTCAGGAACTTCAAGCTGCGTACAGACCTGACGCCTAGCCAGTGGCTCGATTCCCAATAA
- a CDS encoding Uncharacterized membrane protein, translating to MAKKHNWLLYALITVVTWGIWGAFSSTPDYPATLTYVVWAISMVPCALVALSNIKFKLDTNPKGVILSMGVGLLGAGGQLILFEALKHGPAYLIFPLISVAPIVTVILSTVFLKERVSKLGAVGILLAFVALVCFSLSSGSDEAAKDNLWIILASLVFICWGTQAFVMKLANNHTPDAESVFVYMAISAVVLIPVALMMTDFSQPINTSFNGPYLTFCIQILNSIGAFALVYANRYGKAMLVAPLADALAPVITTAISLVLYAHIPGIAQIIGIVSAISCVLIFSRE from the coding sequence ATGGCAAAGAAACACAATTGGCTTCTCTATGCTCTGATTACCGTGGTGACATGGGGTATCTGGGGCGCATTCTCGTCAACACCTGACTATCCTGCAACCCTGACCTATGTAGTCTGGGCGATAAGCATGGTCCCGTGCGCTCTGGTAGCATTGTCAAACATCAAGTTCAAGCTTGACACAAACCCGAAAGGGGTAATCCTCAGCATGGGAGTTGGCCTTCTCGGAGCCGGCGGACAGCTGATCCTCTTCGAAGCCTTGAAACATGGACCAGCATATCTGATCTTCCCTCTCATCTCCGTCGCCCCTATCGTGACAGTGATTCTCTCTACGGTATTCCTCAAGGAAAGAGTCAGCAAGCTGGGCGCTGTCGGAATACTCCTGGCCTTCGTAGCCCTCGTCTGCTTCTCGCTCTCGAGCGGATCCGACGAAGCCGCCAAGGACAACCTCTGGATAATCCTCGCCTCTCTGGTGTTCATCTGCTGGGGTACCCAGGCCTTCGTCATGAAGCTTGCCAACAACCACACCCCAGACGCAGAAAGCGTATTCGTCTACATGGCGATTTCAGCCGTAGTGCTGATCCCTGTCGCCCTTATGATGACCGATTTCTCGCAGCCTATCAATACATCTTTCAACGGACCTTATCTCACTTTCTGCATACAGATACTGAACTCGATCGGCGCATTCGCCCTCGTATATGCCAACAGGTATGGAAAGGCAATGCTCGTGGCCCCTCTCGCCGACGCTCTGGCCCCGGTGATCACGACGGCCATCTCGCTGGTGCTCTACGCCCACATCCCGGGCATCGCCCAGATCATCGGTATCGTATCGGCAATCAGCTGCGTGCTGATCTTCAGCAGAGAGTAA
- a CDS encoding Glycosyl hydrolase family 115 — protein MRLLRSILSPAIALTLALAACSHEPSSDGQFPAVSEKPGKGWFPLVTDSGPAAVCLDTADAMVIRIASEMLSDDMERVTGQCGKVIHSSCVADLPDRAAVVAGTLGGSRLIDELADMGLLGTADVSGKWESFLVRTVHIPGHVQPVLVVAGSDRRGTAYGLTTLSRAIGVSPWYWWADVAPAPRKTLYVQPGRFVQGEPSVQYRGIFINDERFGGWALWAEQTFDKESGEVGPKTYRKVFELLLRLKGNLLWPAMHNGTRAFNANPENARLADEYAIVMGSSHCEQMLRNNEDEWKNAGTWGDFNYVTNRENMVRYWEERVKANGRYENIYTLGLRGIHDYPMEGAGTTEERVRLMQQAIQDQRDIIRRNAGGAVEDIPQVLCTYEEVLEAYHNGLEVPDDVTLLWSDDKHGYTRNLSNPQERERSGGAGIYYHLSYHGDPASWIWLSPLSPAFISTELTKAYAFGARKIWVFNVGDIKPAEKEISFAMDLAWDIDRWAPEKAWKYSEEWFSDIFGEEAGKEMADIQLCYYRLMASGKDSHVWFVDYTEDDVNGRIEEWRAAEDRARQLEKSIPDYLKPAYFELLLYPVRGASLLNRYQLLSRRSMVRASRGDDSALEDAREVENAYHELDSWTRKYNEDLLDGKWSHFFCWRPYHWYYSDNMDAPEQIIPARAFRRAKNEGKGRISVVRGLGFSDGVLIQPFDTSCCVRPEDAPFVEYEIESGAGEKVIEIRTLPTLHVYEGRNARYAVRIDGGELQVFSIHAEDFTAEWRKNVLQGYSKRVVRLAEGGRHKLRIYLPDPGVVIQEIRIIH, from the coding sequence ATGAGATTACTCCGGTCCATCCTTTCGCCGGCCATCGCCCTTACGCTCGCCCTGGCGGCATGTTCCCATGAACCATCATCCGATGGTCAATTCCCGGCCGTCTCGGAAAAGCCCGGGAAAGGCTGGTTCCCCCTGGTCACTGATTCAGGCCCAGCTGCAGTCTGTCTGGACACTGCCGATGCCATGGTCATAAGGATCGCTTCCGAAATGCTCTCGGACGACATGGAGCGTGTGACCGGACAGTGCGGAAAAGTCATCCATTCAAGCTGCGTGGCCGATCTGCCGGACAGGGCGGCCGTCGTCGCCGGGACTCTTGGAGGAAGCCGGCTTATTGACGAACTGGCGGACATGGGGCTTCTGGGCACGGCGGACGTCAGCGGAAAGTGGGAGTCCTTTCTGGTCAGGACCGTCCATATCCCTGGTCATGTCCAGCCTGTCCTGGTGGTTGCCGGAAGCGACAGGCGCGGCACCGCCTATGGACTTACGACCCTCAGCAGGGCCATCGGCGTCTCTCCATGGTACTGGTGGGCAGATGTCGCCCCGGCACCTCGCAAGACGCTCTATGTACAGCCGGGAAGATTCGTCCAGGGAGAGCCTTCAGTTCAGTACAGAGGCATATTCATCAACGACGAGCGCTTTGGCGGCTGGGCTCTGTGGGCGGAGCAGACGTTCGACAAGGAAAGCGGGGAAGTCGGCCCGAAAACATACAGGAAGGTGTTTGAGCTGCTGCTGCGCCTGAAGGGAAACCTGCTCTGGCCCGCCATGCACAATGGCACCCGGGCCTTCAATGCCAATCCGGAGAATGCCCGGCTTGCCGATGAGTATGCAATAGTGATGGGATCCTCACATTGCGAGCAGATGCTCCGCAACAACGAGGATGAATGGAAGAACGCCGGGACCTGGGGTGATTTCAACTATGTCACCAACCGGGAAAATATGGTCCGCTACTGGGAAGAAAGGGTGAAGGCGAACGGGCGTTACGAGAATATCTATACCCTCGGGCTTCGCGGCATCCACGACTATCCGATGGAGGGGGCCGGGACTACCGAGGAAAGGGTCAGGCTGATGCAGCAGGCGATACAGGACCAGCGCGACATTATCCGCCGCAACGCCGGCGGGGCCGTGGAGGATATTCCTCAGGTCTTATGTACATACGAAGAGGTCCTGGAGGCTTATCACAACGGCCTGGAGGTCCCTGACGACGTCACCCTGCTCTGGTCGGACGACAAACATGGCTACACGCGCAACCTCTCGAACCCGCAGGAGCGGGAACGCAGCGGCGGCGCCGGCATATACTACCATCTTTCCTACCATGGGGATCCGGCATCATGGATCTGGCTCAGCCCTCTGTCCCCTGCGTTTATTTCCACAGAGCTTACCAAGGCCTATGCCTTCGGGGCGAGGAAGATATGGGTGTTCAACGTCGGCGACATCAAGCCGGCGGAAAAGGAGATATCCTTTGCGATGGACCTGGCCTGGGACATAGACAGATGGGCTCCGGAAAAGGCCTGGAAGTATTCAGAAGAATGGTTTTCGGATATTTTCGGGGAGGAGGCCGGAAAGGAGATGGCGGACATACAGCTTTGCTATTACAGGCTCATGGCCTCGGGCAAGGACTCCCACGTATGGTTCGTCGATTACACCGAGGATGATGTCAATGGGCGCATAGAGGAGTGGCGGGCGGCTGAAGACAGGGCGCGGCAGCTTGAGAAGAGCATACCGGATTACCTCAAGCCGGCTTACTTCGAGCTGCTTCTGTACCCTGTCCGCGGGGCTTCCCTGCTGAACCGTTACCAGCTTCTGTCCCGGCGCAGCATGGTCCGCGCCTCAAGGGGCGACGATTCCGCCCTTGAGGATGCGCGGGAGGTCGAAAATGCCTATCATGAGCTGGACAGCTGGACCCGGAAATATAATGAGGATCTGCTGGACGGGAAATGGTCCCATTTCTTCTGCTGGCGTCCTTACCACTGGTATTATTCCGACAATATGGATGCTCCGGAGCAGATTATTCCCGCAAGGGCGTTCCGCCGTGCGAAGAATGAAGGCAAGGGACGGATCAGCGTGGTCAGGGGACTGGGATTCTCGGACGGGGTGCTGATCCAGCCGTTTGATACGTCCTGCTGCGTACGGCCGGAAGATGCGCCGTTCGTGGAGTATGAAATAGAGTCGGGGGCCGGGGAGAAAGTCATCGAGATCCGAACGCTGCCGACGCTTCATGTCTATGAGGGACGCAACGCCAGATATGCTGTAAGGATTGACGGCGGCGAGCTGCAGGTGTTCTCGATCCATGCGGAGGATTTTACGGCCGAATGGAGGAAGAATGTGCTGCAGGGCTATTCGAAGAGGGTCGTCAGGCTGGCAGAGGGAGGAAGGCACAAGCTCCGGATTTATCTCCCAGACCCGGGCGTAGTGATTCAGGAGATAAGGATCATTCATTAA